The Malus domestica chromosome 10, GDT2T_hap1 genome contains a region encoding:
- the LOC103445118 gene encoding protein SHI RELATED SEQUENCE 3, with amino-acid sequence MVRQGRGGREEEIMGSRCQDCGNQSKKECVYMRCRTCCKSKGFHCQTHFKSTWVPVHRRRHAHHQQLPSIDPQHPPHLHQGHNYNPRRTAAGHVITNSSSSGQNQQVNNFPAEVNSMANFRCVRVRSVEDTVNQQAYQTSMVIGGHVFKGILYDQGPDYTTAAGQSSSSQHVMNKQTSNFINATASASNITASTPSAAADHQVPHHHQLPSSYPLIPFNAFMPGTQFFL; translated from the exons ATGGTGaggcaaggaagaggaggaagagaagaagaaataatgGGTTCCAGATGCCAAGACTGTGGGAATCAATCAAAGAAGGAGTGTGTGTACATGAGATGCAGGACTTGCTGTAAGAGCAAAGGGTTTCACTGCCAAACTCACTTCAAAAGTACTTGGGTTCCTGTCCACAGAAGGCGCCACGCTCATCACCAACAGCTTCCTTCTATTGATCCACAGCACCCACCTCACCTTCATCAAGGGCACAACTACAACCCTAGGAGGACAGCAGCTGGACACGTCATCACCAATTCCTCTTCATCTG GGCAAAATCAACAGGTTAACAATTTTCCAGCAGAAGTGAATTCCATGGCCAATTTTCGCTGTGTTCGAGTGCGCTCCGTGGAGGATACGGTCAATCAGCAGGCTTATCAGACAAGTATGGTAATCGGGGGGCATGTATTCAAAGGTATACTTTATGATCAAGGCCCTGATTACACCACTGCAGCTGGCCAAAGTTCCAGCTCCCAGCATGTAATGAATAAGCAAACTAGTAATTTTATTAATGCTACTGCTTCTGCTTCAAATATTACTGCTTCCACTCCATCAGCTGCTGCAGATCATCAAGTGCCACATCATCATCAACTTCCTTCTTCTTATCCGTTGATTCCTTTTAATGCATTCATGCCTGGTACGCAATTTTTCCTTTAA